A portion of the Calliphora vicina chromosome 5, idCalVici1.1, whole genome shotgun sequence genome contains these proteins:
- the mi gene encoding uncharacterized protein mi isoform X1 has product MTSLKQPFSIKINYELETSSGGGSILGEHPDFDSYYLVNAPSFDNEVTITTSYSNSNTMASTKSMSMHSLNELNNNVENITQKDGLKSQQRELLFGIPINSSQESSFEGFGSSPFDKLQRIFYTNQTLQQPQGEKTQLLDINNKAEQKYSPGKLLFSKFYDTIIEEDSCNAVDIQMSKDSGNNSSETRRPSLENLNSNNSDMNPSSELSFNGKIKSLNHSQDAAPSCHVQPVAKRRLSSLMETSLNTSQQFSESFILKKYSNEKSPDLFGEDEDEEDEEVEQDEEVEYEELDEHTQNLKTIPEHTTVLNESQPALVSCNLADNSFNCPTESSFANDDHTMDCSLTQGSCFAASGNSSDSYTLFKDNCRREREILRRIRKCLAGVLPPPSVTIPQLDMVSAVLSKKNDIFNFIKDIKEETSKQNSEEAGGCASSSSSRPLSLFKPTHTLDETKNMPWRDILSVRQHGLCYNLNKASENNEYLSLSVMERFIGAETASSYQNSPSSAKKRSTRLKLLCQSPGNRLSHLAKRRAIFSSANLATQKTSTLVGPQILLDKKKIKNRRKATPKRMTPGSKKKNRKTPTSSARKRLFRNDVIKPGPSRETSKRALFQSPAKLVQQQRAAVPKPPAMKPELANRVEKSKRALLFTPEKQQQQKSVASTSYFAPSTSTQLDMLLKRKRNHCDDADDVDTFELTSQSSKMFKSNSSTGLTPRALKIKSQSFCIGAGSSTKHNNKQLPCPSSSFATNSNTSLCSTSSNSNSQSQLPRTSSVSSLLGSKLQKAYSDNMPQSNSLSENQKKKLLWAVSQALQERKINAKHESFKQYASILARVVRRIFQEFYQKSSTSNSETMLRLAKKYVYPVTAGSTADDIYLQAKSQIEDTKRQSTTRLSGYIGPEEYQQLKLQSSQSLLSQSQSHKGSTHNIFTTESSFDSFGLISQTSSGFCGSTNGMTMSQTSFLGQISQDIITAESSHTSNSCSATKAIQMSASLQNSSSKSNLCGVVLRENVDCDLRRSAQKNFTGKDQRNMSPYHGGNGGGSAVKAHSQLVTDSDKARRQISFDS; this is encoded by the exons TCCATACTGGGAGAACATCCTGATTTTGATTCATATTACCTGGTTAACGCGCCGTCGTTTGATAATGAAGTAACCATTACAACATCTTACTCAAATTCTAACACAATGGCTTCAACAAAATCTATGAGTATGCATTCTTTAAATGAGCTTAACAACAATGTGGAGAATATAACCCAGAAAGACGGGTTAAAGTCCCAGCAACGTGAACTTTTATTTGGCATACCTATCAATTCTAGTCAAGAATCTTCATTTGAGGGATTTGGCTCAAGTCCTTTCGATAAACTGCAACGTATATTCTATACTAATCAAACATTGCAGCAGCCTCAAGGGGAAAAGACACAACTTTTGGATATTAATAACAAAGCCGAACAAAAATATTCACCTGgcaaattgttattttcaaaattctacgATACCATCATAGAAGAAGACAGCTGTAATGCGGTAGATATACAAATGTCCAAGGATTCAGGAAACAACAGCTCAGAGACTCGTAGACCAAGCCTAGAAAATCTTAATTCCAATAATAGTGATATGAATCCATCATCAGAATTATCGTTCAATGGTAAAATCAAAAGTTTAAACCACTCCCAGGATGCAGCACCAAGTTGCCATGTTCAACCTGTGGCCAAACGACGTTTATCTAGTTTAATGGAAACTTCACTCAACACCTCGCAACAATTCTCCGAATCATTTATATTGAAGAAATACAGCAATGAAAAGTCTCCCGATTTATTTGGTGAGGACGAGGATGAAGAAGACGAAGAGGTAGAGCAAGACGAAGAAGTTGAATACGAAGAGCTGGATGAACATACACAAAATCTCAAGACCATACCTGAGCATACAACAGTATTAAATGAATCCCAACCTGCTCTTGTTTCATGTAACTTGGCAGATAATTCTTTCAACTGTCCCACTGAATCTAGTTTTGCCAACGATGACCATACCATGGACTGTAGTTTGACTCAAGGCAGCTGCTTTGCGGCCAGTGGTAATTCATCCGACTCGTATACATTATTTAAAGACAATTGCCGGCGAGAACGTGAAATTTTAAGACGTATACGTAAATGTTTGGCAGGTGTTTTGCCACCACCATCGGTGACAATACCTCAACTGGATATGGTTAGTGCAGTGCTGTCGAAAAAGAatgatattttcaatttcattaagGACATTAAAGAGGAAACGTCGAAACAAAATAGTGAGGAGGCAGGTGGTTGTGCGTCGTCTAGCTCGTCAAGGCCATTGAGTTTGTTTAAGCCCACACACACTCTGGATGAGACGAAAAATATGCCATGGCGTGATATCTTAAGTGTGCGACAACATGGCTTGTG CTACAACTTAAACAAAGCCTCGGAAAACAATGAATACCTCAGCTTATCAGTTATGGAACGTTTTATTGGTGCTGAAACAGCTTCATCGTATCAAAATTCACCATCCTCAGCTAAGAAACGTAGTACAAGGCTTAA aCTTTTGTGTCAATCGCCCGGAAATCGTTTAAGTCATTTAGCCAAAAGACGTGCTATATTCTCATCGGCTAATTTGGCCACCCAAAAAACTAGTACTCTAGTGGGACCACAAATTTTGTTGGAtaaaaa aaaaattaagaaTCGTCGCAAAGCTACACCTAAACGCATGACACCGGGCAGTAAAAAGAAAA aTCGCAAAACCCCCACTTCATCAGCCCGTAAACGTTTGTTCCGCAATGACGTTATTAAACCCGGACCTTCGCGTGAAACCTCTAAGCGAGCCTTGTTCCAGAGTCCTGCCAAACTTGTGCAACAGCAAAGAGCTGCAGTACCAAAACCACCTGCCATGAAACCCGAATTAGCAAATCGTGTAGAAAAATCCAAAAGAGCTTTACTCTTCACACCCGaaaagcaacagcaacaaaaatccGTCGCATCAACATCGTATTTTGCTCCCAGTACAAGCACACAATTGGACATGTTGCTTAAACGCAAACGTAATCATTGTGATGATGCTGACGATGTTGACACCTTCGAATTGACCTCACAAAGTAGCAAAATGTTCAAGTCGAATAGTTCGACTGGTCTAACGCCCAGAGCacttaaaattaaaagtcaaaGTTTTTGTATTGGGGCTGGTTCCTCAAcgaaacacaacaacaaacaactACCCTGTCCCTCCAGCTCGTTCGCAACAAACTCAAATACGTCGCTGTGTTCGACCAGCAGCAATAGTAATTCCCAATCACAATTACCACGCACCAGTTCAGTGTCCTCGTTATTGGGTTCGAAGTTGCAAAAAGCCTATTCGGATAATATGCCACAATCGAATAGTTTGTcggaaaatcaaaagaaaaaattgcTGTGGGCCGTATCGCAGGCCTTGcaggaaagaaaaattaatgccAAACATGAAAGTTTCAAGCAATATGCCTCCATTTTGGCCAGAGTGGTGAGAAGAATATTTCAAGAATTCTATCAAAAGAGCAGTACCAGCAATAGCGAGACTATGTTGAg ACTGGCCAAAAAGTATGTATATCCTGTGACAGCTGGTTCCACGGCTGATGATATTTATCTGCAGGCCAAATCACAAATCGAAGACACCAAACGCCAATCGACCACACGTCTTTCCGGCTACATAGGTCCCGAAGAATATCAGCAACTCAAACTGCAATCATCACAATCTTTGCTCAGCCAATCGCAAAGTCACAAAGGCTCCACGCACAACATTTTCACAACCGAAAGCTCATTCGACTCATTTGGTTTGATCAGTCAAACATCGTCGGGTTTTTGTGGTTCTACCAATGGCATGACCATGTCACAAACAAGTTTTTTGGGTCAAATATCTCAAGATATTATAACTGCCGAATCATCGCATACTTCAAATTCCTGCAGTGCTACAAAAGCAATTCAAATGTCCGCCTCGCTGCAGAATAGCTCCTCGAAAAGTAACCTTTGCGGTGTGGTGTTGCGTGAGAATGTTGACTGTGATTTGAGAAGATCGGCCCAAAAAAATTTCACCGGTAAAGATCAACGCAATATGAGTCCCTATCATGGCGGCAATGGCGGTGGTTCAGCTGTCAAGGCCCACTCACAGTTGGTCACAGACAGTGATAAAGCAAGGCGTCAAATATCTTTTGATAGCTAA
- the mi gene encoding uncharacterized protein mi isoform X2: MASTKSMSMHSLNELNNNVENITQKDGLKSQQRELLFGIPINSSQESSFEGFGSSPFDKLQRIFYTNQTLQQPQGEKTQLLDINNKAEQKYSPGKLLFSKFYDTIIEEDSCNAVDIQMSKDSGNNSSETRRPSLENLNSNNSDMNPSSELSFNGKIKSLNHSQDAAPSCHVQPVAKRRLSSLMETSLNTSQQFSESFILKKYSNEKSPDLFGEDEDEEDEEVEQDEEVEYEELDEHTQNLKTIPEHTTVLNESQPALVSCNLADNSFNCPTESSFANDDHTMDCSLTQGSCFAASGNSSDSYTLFKDNCRREREILRRIRKCLAGVLPPPSVTIPQLDMVSAVLSKKNDIFNFIKDIKEETSKQNSEEAGGCASSSSSRPLSLFKPTHTLDETKNMPWRDILSVRQHGLCYNLNKASENNEYLSLSVMERFIGAETASSYQNSPSSAKKRSTRLKLLCQSPGNRLSHLAKRRAIFSSANLATQKTSTLVGPQILLDKKKIKNRRKATPKRMTPGSKKKNRKTPTSSARKRLFRNDVIKPGPSRETSKRALFQSPAKLVQQQRAAVPKPPAMKPELANRVEKSKRALLFTPEKQQQQKSVASTSYFAPSTSTQLDMLLKRKRNHCDDADDVDTFELTSQSSKMFKSNSSTGLTPRALKIKSQSFCIGAGSSTKHNNKQLPCPSSSFATNSNTSLCSTSSNSNSQSQLPRTSSVSSLLGSKLQKAYSDNMPQSNSLSENQKKKLLWAVSQALQERKINAKHESFKQYASILARVVRRIFQEFYQKSSTSNSETMLRLAKKYVYPVTAGSTADDIYLQAKSQIEDTKRQSTTRLSGYIGPEEYQQLKLQSSQSLLSQSQSHKGSTHNIFTTESSFDSFGLISQTSSGFCGSTNGMTMSQTSFLGQISQDIITAESSHTSNSCSATKAIQMSASLQNSSSKSNLCGVVLRENVDCDLRRSAQKNFTGKDQRNMSPYHGGNGGGSAVKAHSQLVTDSDKARRQISFDS; the protein is encoded by the exons ATGGCTTCAACAAAATCTATGAGTATGCATTCTTTAAATGAGCTTAACAACAATGTGGAGAATATAACCCAGAAAGACGGGTTAAAGTCCCAGCAACGTGAACTTTTATTTGGCATACCTATCAATTCTAGTCAAGAATCTTCATTTGAGGGATTTGGCTCAAGTCCTTTCGATAAACTGCAACGTATATTCTATACTAATCAAACATTGCAGCAGCCTCAAGGGGAAAAGACACAACTTTTGGATATTAATAACAAAGCCGAACAAAAATATTCACCTGgcaaattgttattttcaaaattctacgATACCATCATAGAAGAAGACAGCTGTAATGCGGTAGATATACAAATGTCCAAGGATTCAGGAAACAACAGCTCAGAGACTCGTAGACCAAGCCTAGAAAATCTTAATTCCAATAATAGTGATATGAATCCATCATCAGAATTATCGTTCAATGGTAAAATCAAAAGTTTAAACCACTCCCAGGATGCAGCACCAAGTTGCCATGTTCAACCTGTGGCCAAACGACGTTTATCTAGTTTAATGGAAACTTCACTCAACACCTCGCAACAATTCTCCGAATCATTTATATTGAAGAAATACAGCAATGAAAAGTCTCCCGATTTATTTGGTGAGGACGAGGATGAAGAAGACGAAGAGGTAGAGCAAGACGAAGAAGTTGAATACGAAGAGCTGGATGAACATACACAAAATCTCAAGACCATACCTGAGCATACAACAGTATTAAATGAATCCCAACCTGCTCTTGTTTCATGTAACTTGGCAGATAATTCTTTCAACTGTCCCACTGAATCTAGTTTTGCCAACGATGACCATACCATGGACTGTAGTTTGACTCAAGGCAGCTGCTTTGCGGCCAGTGGTAATTCATCCGACTCGTATACATTATTTAAAGACAATTGCCGGCGAGAACGTGAAATTTTAAGACGTATACGTAAATGTTTGGCAGGTGTTTTGCCACCACCATCGGTGACAATACCTCAACTGGATATGGTTAGTGCAGTGCTGTCGAAAAAGAatgatattttcaatttcattaagGACATTAAAGAGGAAACGTCGAAACAAAATAGTGAGGAGGCAGGTGGTTGTGCGTCGTCTAGCTCGTCAAGGCCATTGAGTTTGTTTAAGCCCACACACACTCTGGATGAGACGAAAAATATGCCATGGCGTGATATCTTAAGTGTGCGACAACATGGCTTGTG CTACAACTTAAACAAAGCCTCGGAAAACAATGAATACCTCAGCTTATCAGTTATGGAACGTTTTATTGGTGCTGAAACAGCTTCATCGTATCAAAATTCACCATCCTCAGCTAAGAAACGTAGTACAAGGCTTAA aCTTTTGTGTCAATCGCCCGGAAATCGTTTAAGTCATTTAGCCAAAAGACGTGCTATATTCTCATCGGCTAATTTGGCCACCCAAAAAACTAGTACTCTAGTGGGACCACAAATTTTGTTGGAtaaaaa aaaaattaagaaTCGTCGCAAAGCTACACCTAAACGCATGACACCGGGCAGTAAAAAGAAAA aTCGCAAAACCCCCACTTCATCAGCCCGTAAACGTTTGTTCCGCAATGACGTTATTAAACCCGGACCTTCGCGTGAAACCTCTAAGCGAGCCTTGTTCCAGAGTCCTGCCAAACTTGTGCAACAGCAAAGAGCTGCAGTACCAAAACCACCTGCCATGAAACCCGAATTAGCAAATCGTGTAGAAAAATCCAAAAGAGCTTTACTCTTCACACCCGaaaagcaacagcaacaaaaatccGTCGCATCAACATCGTATTTTGCTCCCAGTACAAGCACACAATTGGACATGTTGCTTAAACGCAAACGTAATCATTGTGATGATGCTGACGATGTTGACACCTTCGAATTGACCTCACAAAGTAGCAAAATGTTCAAGTCGAATAGTTCGACTGGTCTAACGCCCAGAGCacttaaaattaaaagtcaaaGTTTTTGTATTGGGGCTGGTTCCTCAAcgaaacacaacaacaaacaactACCCTGTCCCTCCAGCTCGTTCGCAACAAACTCAAATACGTCGCTGTGTTCGACCAGCAGCAATAGTAATTCCCAATCACAATTACCACGCACCAGTTCAGTGTCCTCGTTATTGGGTTCGAAGTTGCAAAAAGCCTATTCGGATAATATGCCACAATCGAATAGTTTGTcggaaaatcaaaagaaaaaattgcTGTGGGCCGTATCGCAGGCCTTGcaggaaagaaaaattaatgccAAACATGAAAGTTTCAAGCAATATGCCTCCATTTTGGCCAGAGTGGTGAGAAGAATATTTCAAGAATTCTATCAAAAGAGCAGTACCAGCAATAGCGAGACTATGTTGAg ACTGGCCAAAAAGTATGTATATCCTGTGACAGCTGGTTCCACGGCTGATGATATTTATCTGCAGGCCAAATCACAAATCGAAGACACCAAACGCCAATCGACCACACGTCTTTCCGGCTACATAGGTCCCGAAGAATATCAGCAACTCAAACTGCAATCATCACAATCTTTGCTCAGCCAATCGCAAAGTCACAAAGGCTCCACGCACAACATTTTCACAACCGAAAGCTCATTCGACTCATTTGGTTTGATCAGTCAAACATCGTCGGGTTTTTGTGGTTCTACCAATGGCATGACCATGTCACAAACAAGTTTTTTGGGTCAAATATCTCAAGATATTATAACTGCCGAATCATCGCATACTTCAAATTCCTGCAGTGCTACAAAAGCAATTCAAATGTCCGCCTCGCTGCAGAATAGCTCCTCGAAAAGTAACCTTTGCGGTGTGGTGTTGCGTGAGAATGTTGACTGTGATTTGAGAAGATCGGCCCAAAAAAATTTCACCGGTAAAGATCAACGCAATATGAGTCCCTATCATGGCGGCAATGGCGGTGGTTCAGCTGTCAAGGCCCACTCACAGTTGGTCACAGACAGTGATAAAGCAAGGCGTCAAATATCTTTTGATAGCTAA